Proteins encoded within one genomic window of Haloplanus vescus:
- a CDS encoding AIR synthase family protein, producing MADLGKIDRDFFETHVRPRLGAERDDVRLGPTPGVDFGLLDIGDRAVAIATDPVSILPPLGFERAGRFALDVVLADVAVSGLPPSHLAISFSLPPSMTDDDFAAVWEGVHAEAQDLGVSVVTGHTARYEGCSFPWVGGATALAVGDAADVIRPDGARPGDDVLVTNGPAVETTGLLTTLFPEQIDLDAETLATAQARLDEASCVRDAMTAAAAGPVTAMHDATEGGLHGAFVEMATSAGVGFEIDRDRVPIRPGVEATCDALGIDPWTATASGSLVLTVDPDGTEAVLSALDERGASAARVGRVTDGEGVTVDDEAIEAPSVDAAWAAYSDLS from the coding sequence ATGGCCGACTTGGGAAAGATAGACCGCGACTTCTTCGAGACGCACGTCCGCCCGCGTCTGGGCGCCGAGCGCGACGACGTACGCCTCGGCCCGACGCCCGGCGTCGACTTCGGCCTCCTCGATATCGGCGACCGGGCCGTCGCCATCGCGACCGACCCCGTCTCGATTCTCCCGCCACTCGGCTTCGAACGCGCCGGGCGCTTCGCCCTCGACGTCGTCCTCGCGGACGTGGCGGTGAGCGGCCTCCCACCCTCGCATCTCGCCATCTCCTTCTCGCTCCCGCCGTCGATGACGGACGACGACTTCGCCGCGGTGTGGGAGGGCGTCCACGCCGAGGCGCAGGACCTCGGCGTCAGCGTCGTAACCGGCCACACCGCCCGCTACGAGGGGTGTTCGTTCCCGTGGGTGGGCGGCGCGACGGCGCTCGCCGTCGGCGACGCCGCCGACGTGATTCGCCCCGACGGTGCCCGGCCCGGCGACGACGTACTCGTGACGAACGGTCCCGCCGTCGAGACGACGGGGTTGCTGACGACGCTCTTTCCCGAGCAAATCGACCTCGACGCCGAGACACTCGCGACGGCGCAGGCCCGCCTCGACGAGGCGAGTTGCGTCCGCGACGCCATGACCGCCGCGGCGGCCGGCCCGGTGACGGCGATGCACGACGCGACGGAGGGCGGCCTCCACGGCGCGTTCGTCGAGATGGCGACGAGCGCCGGCGTCGGCTTCGAAATCGACCGCGACCGTGTTCCGATTCGCCCGGGCGTCGAAGCGACGTGTGACGCCCTCGGCATCGACCCGTGGACCGCCACGGCGTCGGGGTCGCTCGTCTTGACGGTCGACCCGGACGGGACCGAGGCGGTACTGTCGGCGCTGGACGAACGAGGGGCGTCGGCGGCGCGAGTCGGGCGCGTCACCGACGGCGAGGGCGTCACCGTCGACGACGAGGCAATAGAGGCGCCGAGCGTCGACGCGGCGTGGGCCGCGTACAGCGACCTGTCCTAA
- a CDS encoding DNA-binding protein, whose product MSGNPDDERIEELRQQKMQELKEQAQEGGDGAGGRADQQAAREQAEAQKQAVLKQNLTDGARQRLNAVQMSKPEVAEQVEQQIVALARSGRIQDRIDEDQMRKLLKELTPDKSFDVRHR is encoded by the coding sequence ATGAGTGGCAACCCCGACGACGAACGCATCGAAGAGCTTCGACAGCAGAAGATGCAGGAGCTGAAAGAGCAGGCCCAGGAGGGCGGCGACGGCGCCGGCGGACGCGCCGACCAGCAGGCTGCTCGGGAACAGGCCGAAGCCCAGAAGCAGGCCGTCCTGAAACAGAACCTCACTGACGGCGCCCGACAGCGTCTCAACGCCGTCCAGATGTCGAAACCGGAGGTTGCCGAACAGGTCGAACAACAGATCGTCGCCCTCGCCCGTAGCGGCCGCATTCAGGACCGCATCGACGAGGACCAGATGCGAAAGCTCCTGAAAGAACTAACCCCCGACAAGAGCTTCGACGTCCGTCACCGCTGA
- a CDS encoding isopentenyl-diphosphate Delta-isomerase codes for MSGNAGDGGSHPNAEQEVIAVDADDTEQGTVNRLDAHTGDGVRHRAFTALVFDGEGRVLLAQRAPNKRLWDTHWDGTVASHPRPGQGQKEATRERLVDELGITPDQYSDLRITDKFEYKRYYENAGLEWEVCAVLQCTLDDVTIDPAEEEVAGRLWVDYDHLRESPESYRQLRLCPWFEIAMRRDE; via the coding sequence ATGAGCGGGAATGCGGGCGACGGTGGCAGCCACCCCAACGCCGAACAGGAGGTCATCGCCGTCGACGCCGACGACACGGAGCAGGGTACGGTCAATCGACTCGACGCCCACACGGGCGACGGGGTCCGTCACCGGGCGTTCACCGCCCTCGTCTTCGACGGCGAGGGGCGCGTCCTCTTGGCTCAGCGCGCACCGAACAAGCGACTCTGGGACACGCACTGGGACGGCACCGTCGCCTCCCACCCCCGGCCGGGACAGGGACAGAAGGAAGCGACTCGGGAGCGGTTGGTCGACGAACTCGGCATCACGCCCGACCAGTACAGCGACCTCCGAATCACGGACAAGTTCGAGTACAAGCGCTACTACGAGAACGCCGGTCTGGAGTGGGAGGTCTGTGCCGTCCTGCAGTGTACGCTCGACGACGTGACTATCGACCCTGCCGAGGAAGAGGTCGCCGGCCGCCTCTGGGTCGACTACGACCACCTCCGCGAGAGTCCGGAGTCGTACCGCCAGCTGCGCCTGTGTCCGTGGTTCGAAATCGCGATGCGCCGGGACGAGTGA
- a CDS encoding CPBP family intramembrane glutamic endopeptidase, whose protein sequence is MATELLVVAAMAHVLAGLVLAALVYQDASLRGSDRAWALAAGTLVLGLVFAAGYYLARERFGALPPAAERTRAPLSARLGDLLRSLLLIVGAFLCAVVVVSLVAPALVEAGVVARDTLEFQVISSVLQFVGFGVAVAGYLYVTDDWGLIPVERPSLRNVVLIAFGVGTLVAAQLAIARILTAIGVSVAQNQVVATGQQDPRYFLYMIPVAIFLVGPFEELVFRGGVQGILRRTWGPTVAIALASVLFGLVHWVALSGSTGARLPYVTVAAVLGLVLGALYERSRNLVVPAVVHGLYNTVLFGAQYLAATGG, encoded by the coding sequence ATGGCAACCGAACTCCTCGTCGTCGCCGCGATGGCACACGTCCTCGCCGGACTGGTGCTCGCGGCGCTCGTCTACCAGGACGCGTCGCTCCGCGGGAGCGACCGGGCGTGGGCGCTCGCGGCCGGGACGCTCGTTCTCGGCCTCGTCTTCGCCGCCGGCTACTACCTCGCTCGGGAGCGGTTCGGCGCCCTGCCGCCCGCCGCCGAGCGCACCCGTGCCCCGCTCTCCGCCCGTCTCGGTGACCTCCTCCGGAGCCTGCTTCTCATCGTCGGCGCCTTCCTCTGTGCCGTCGTCGTCGTCAGCCTCGTCGCGCCCGCGCTCGTCGAAGCGGGCGTCGTCGCCCGCGATACGCTCGAATTCCAGGTCATCAGCTCCGTCCTCCAGTTCGTCGGCTTCGGCGTCGCCGTCGCCGGCTACCTCTACGTCACCGACGACTGGGGCCTGATTCCCGTCGAACGCCCGTCGCTCCGCAACGTCGTCCTTATCGCGTTCGGCGTCGGCACGCTCGTCGCCGCCCAACTCGCTATCGCACGTATCCTGACCGCCATCGGCGTCTCCGTCGCCCAGAATCAGGTCGTCGCCACGGGCCAACAGGACCCGCGGTACTTCCTCTATATGATTCCCGTCGCCATCTTCCTCGTCGGCCCCTTCGAAGAACTCGTCTTCCGCGGCGGCGTGCAGGGCATCCTCCGGCGAACGTGGGGACCGACGGTCGCCATCGCCCTCGCCAGCGTCCTCTTCGGCCTCGTCCACTGGGTCGCGCTCTCGGGTAGCACCGGCGCGCGCCTCCCCTACGTCACCGTCGCCGCGGTGCTCGGGTTGGTGCTCGGAGCGCTCTACGAACGCAGTCGCAATCTCGTCGTGCCGGCCGTGGTGCACGGCCTCTACAACACGGTCCTCTTCGGCGCGCAGTATCTTGCTGCGACGGGCGGTTAG
- the hisS gene encoding histidine--tRNA ligase, producing the protein MYDRLKGFRDFYPEEMAARRAVADALEETARQYGFREIGTPTLEAVDLYTDKSGEDIVDELYAFEDKGGRHVAMTPELTPTVARMVVAKGQELQKPIKWMSTRPFWRYEQVQQGRFREFYQTNVDIFGSAEPEADAEILSYAADALTTLGLEGSDFEFRVSHRDILGGLLRAFDADVAVRDAIRAVDKSEKIEPAEYYDLLNDAGLAYDQAETFDDLLSTDDLSELTDFAGTDEVEAAVGNLQNVLDAADDFGVRDYCTVSLETARGLDYYTGTVFECFDTQGEVSRAVFGGGRYDDLIESYGGQPTPAVGVAPGHATLSLLLQRAGVWPDEALSTDYYVLSVGDTRATASRVARDLRDRGHVVETDLAGRSFGAQMSYADGVNAETVVIVGERDLENGEVTVKEMGSGDQTTAPVDDFPGERDRPTYDDFA; encoded by the coding sequence ATGTACGACCGACTCAAGGGGTTCCGCGACTTCTACCCCGAGGAGATGGCCGCCCGGCGGGCCGTGGCCGACGCCTTGGAGGAGACTGCCCGCCAGTACGGCTTCCGCGAGATTGGAACGCCGACGCTGGAGGCCGTCGATCTCTACACGGACAAGAGCGGCGAGGACATCGTCGACGAACTGTACGCCTTCGAGGACAAGGGCGGCCGCCACGTCGCCATGACGCCGGAACTGACGCCGACGGTGGCGCGGATGGTCGTCGCGAAGGGCCAAGAGCTCCAGAAGCCCATCAAGTGGATGTCGACCCGGCCGTTCTGGCGGTACGAGCAGGTCCAGCAGGGTCGCTTCCGCGAGTTCTACCAGACCAACGTGGATATCTTTGGCTCCGCGGAACCCGAGGCCGACGCCGAAATCCTGTCCTACGCCGCCGACGCGTTGACGACGCTCGGCCTCGAAGGGTCGGACTTCGAGTTCCGCGTCTCCCACCGCGACATCCTCGGGGGCCTCCTCCGTGCCTTCGACGCCGACGTGGCCGTCCGCGACGCGATTCGCGCCGTCGACAAGTCGGAGAAAATCGAGCCAGCCGAGTACTACGACCTGCTCAACGACGCCGGCCTCGCCTACGACCAGGCCGAGACGTTCGACGACCTGCTGAGCACCGACGACCTCTCCGAGCTCACGGATTTCGCGGGCACCGACGAAGTCGAGGCGGCGGTCGGCAACCTCCAGAACGTCCTCGACGCCGCGGACGACTTCGGCGTCCGCGACTACTGCACCGTCTCGCTGGAGACGGCGCGCGGCCTCGATTACTACACGGGCACCGTCTTCGAGTGCTTCGACACGCAGGGCGAGGTGTCCCGCGCCGTCTTCGGCGGCGGGCGCTACGACGACCTGATCGAGAGCTACGGCGGCCAGCCCACTCCCGCCGTCGGCGTCGCCCCCGGCCACGCCACCCTCTCTCTGCTCCTCCAGCGAGCGGGCGTCTGGCCCGACGAGGCGCTGTCGACGGACTACTACGTGCTCTCCGTGGGCGACACGCGGGCGACGGCGTCGCGCGTGGCGCGTGACCTGCGCGACCGGGGTCACGTCGTCGAGACGGACCTCGCGGGGCGGAGCTTCGGCGCGCAGATGTCCTACGCCGACGGCGTCAACGCCGAGACGGTCGTCATCGTGGGCGAGCGCGACCTGGAGAACGGCGAAGTGACGGTCAAGGAGATGGGGAGCGGCGACCAGACCACCGCGCCCGTCGACGACTTCCCCGGCGAGCGCGACCGGCCGACCTACGACGACTTCGCCTGA
- a CDS encoding molybdenum cofactor guanylyltransferase: MPERTAVVLAGGRSTRFGEGDKAVADLAGTPMIRRVIDRIAPVVDAVVVNCRAAQVPAIREAVDGAAVPVTFAEDEYPDEGPMAGMATGLRAVESEYAFVVACDMPLVEAEFVDYLFERAAGHDAAVPRPDQWFETTHAVYRAAAMADACEAALEAGKNRIVAPLFDLDFVVLDADEVHEHGHPRTFENCNTKTDFEDAARRLES, encoded by the coding sequence ATGCCAGAGCGGACTGCGGTCGTGCTCGCGGGCGGGCGGTCGACGCGGTTCGGCGAGGGGGACAAGGCCGTCGCCGACCTCGCGGGGACGCCCATGATTCGGCGCGTAATCGATCGAATCGCACCCGTCGTCGACGCCGTCGTCGTCAACTGCCGGGCGGCGCAGGTACCGGCCATCCGCGAGGCCGTCGACGGCGCCGCCGTCCCCGTGACGTTCGCGGAAGACGAGTACCCTGACGAGGGGCCGATGGCGGGGATGGCGACGGGCCTGCGGGCCGTCGAGAGCGAGTACGCGTTCGTCGTCGCCTGCGACATGCCCCTCGTCGAAGCGGAATTCGTCGACTACCTCTTCGAGCGAGCGGCGGGTCACGACGCCGCCGTCCCCCGCCCCGACCAGTGGTTCGAGACGACACACGCCGTCTACCGAGCGGCGGCGATGGCCGACGCCTGCGAGGCGGCGCTGGAAGCCGGCAAGAACCGCATCGTCGCCCCGCTGTTCGACCTCGATTTCGTCGTCCTCGACGCCGACGAGGTGCACGAACACGGCCACCCCCGGACGTTCGAGAACTGCAACACGAAAACGGACTTCGAGGACGCGGCGCGTCGACTGGAGAGCTGA
- the truA gene encoding tRNA pseudouridine(38-40) synthase TruA encodes MRAFRVAYDGRPYSGFQRQPDVPTVEDTLFDSLRKLGVLDGDTPTNYAAAGRTDAGVSALGQTVAFEVPDWLTPAALNGQLPGAVRAWASADVPPDFHATHDASRRTYRYHLHAPTLDDARAKAALDRLRGEGDFHNLTTDDEGTVRRLETDCVRDGDFLVLTLASDGFARHMVRRIVSLVRAVGSGASDLDRVDRVLGPEPLDGPAGVATAPATPLVLVDVTYPGVSFDPDPDAVASAREVFAERRVEGLVTARVAGEVAEGVTER; translated from the coding sequence ATGCGCGCCTTCCGCGTCGCGTACGACGGCCGCCCGTACTCCGGCTTCCAGCGCCAACCGGACGTTCCCACCGTCGAGGACACGCTCTTCGACTCGCTTCGGAAGTTGGGCGTCCTCGATGGCGACACTCCCACGAACTACGCCGCCGCCGGCCGCACCGACGCGGGCGTGTCGGCGCTCGGCCAGACCGTCGCGTTCGAAGTTCCCGACTGGCTCACGCCCGCCGCGCTGAACGGCCAACTCCCGGGCGCGGTTCGGGCGTGGGCGAGCGCCGACGTGCCCCCCGACTTCCACGCCACCCACGACGCCAGTCGGCGCACCTACCGCTATCACCTGCACGCGCCGACGCTGGACGACGCGCGAGCGAAGGCGGCGCTCGACCGACTGCGCGGCGAGGGCGACTTCCACAACCTGACGACGGACGACGAGGGGACCGTCCGGCGACTCGAAACCGACTGCGTCCGCGACGGCGACTTCCTCGTCCTGACACTCGCGTCTGACGGGTTCGCCCGGCACATGGTCCGGCGCATCGTCTCGCTGGTGCGGGCGGTGGGGAGCGGCGCCAGCGACCTCGACCGAGTCGACCGCGTCTTGGGTCCGGAGCCACTCGACGGCCCGGCGGGCGTCGCCACGGCGCCGGCGACGCCGCTGGTCCTCGTCGACGTGACGTATCCGGGCGTGTCCTTCGACCCCGACCCGGACGCGGTGGCGAGCGCCCGCGAGGTGTTCGCCGAGCGACGAGTCGAGGGACTCGTGACGGCCCGCGTCGCCGGCGAGGTGGCCGAAGGCGTGACCGAGCGCTGA
- a CDS encoding FUSC family protein: protein MSDDRDRRVAVSTVRDRVEERDGDVDENVLSAIEEWAESGSVTPEAMAEWHRERREERESRAGAIDAVEADIHDLVADLDPEEQANNQVQSRVEEYEAEFDRLRDELDAAADLLAETPREPASPTAIYDAAVDLRRCAGTTHEVGHALHHLSDEVDIFETWLHDPERRLEEFDDEISGSEQYLENTEALLERVESGQSPEPFDAWLAAYHLQQVMDVVFTELRADVSELESWLDGQDGDYGDDVADLRDRLDALATRHEACSRRLDEAADAIDDFESKRAGVADSLDQFEGALSGLEPPVDWATVEQLVQAQFQKHDIDVR, encoded by the coding sequence ATGAGCGACGACCGAGACCGGCGCGTCGCGGTGTCGACCGTCCGTGACCGGGTCGAAGAACGAGACGGCGACGTCGACGAGAACGTCCTGTCGGCCATCGAGGAGTGGGCCGAATCGGGGAGCGTGACCCCCGAGGCGATGGCCGAGTGGCACCGAGAACGTCGGGAGGAACGGGAATCGAGAGCCGGCGCAATCGACGCGGTGGAGGCGGACATCCACGACCTGGTTGCTGACCTCGACCCCGAGGAACAAGCCAACAACCAGGTCCAGTCGCGCGTCGAGGAGTACGAGGCGGAGTTCGACCGCCTGCGCGACGAGCTCGACGCCGCGGCCGACCTGCTAGCGGAGACGCCGCGCGAACCCGCGTCGCCGACGGCCATCTACGACGCGGCCGTCGACCTGCGCCGCTGTGCGGGGACCACCCACGAAGTAGGCCACGCCCTCCATCACCTCTCGGATGAGGTCGACATTTTCGAGACGTGGCTCCACGACCCCGAGCGACGACTCGAGGAGTTCGACGACGAAATCAGCGGGTCGGAGCAGTATCTCGAGAACACGGAGGCGCTCCTCGAACGGGTCGAATCCGGGCAGAGTCCGGAACCGTTCGATGCGTGGCTGGCGGCCTACCACCTCCAGCAGGTGATGGACGTCGTCTTCACCGAGCTCCGAGCGGACGTGTCGGAACTCGAATCGTGGCTCGACGGTCAGGACGGCGACTACGGGGACGACGTGGCGGACCTCAGAGACCGACTGGACGCCCTCGCGACGCGCCACGAGGCGTGTTCACGCCGCCTCGACGAGGCCGCCGACGCCATCGACGACTTCGAGTCGAAGCGGGCGGGGGTCGCGGACTCGCTCGACCAGTTCGAGGGGGCGCTCTCGGGGCTCGAACCGCCGGTCGACTGGGCCACCGTCGAGCAGTTGGTGCAGGCGCAGTTCCAGAAACACGACATCGACGTGCGCTAA
- a CDS encoding alpha/beta fold hydrolase, which yields MDAANASPPLRPRADEGSSTTVDVGVDLHVVRLGPQEGTPVVLLHGFPECWYGWLPVARRLADDGYRVLVPDQRGYNASEKPSAVSAYRLPTLAEDIATLVDRLGHDAAHVVGHDWGAAVAWWLALDHPERVATLTAVNVPHPTVMRRTLRRSWDQRRRSWYMALFQVPVLPERLARVGDYRLFERTMRSSSRADAFADADFDRYRAAWAAPGALTGMVNWYRAAGRHPPAVRTEPVEPPTLVCWGVDDAYLRPSMARESVAYCRDGRAVLVDDATHWLHRERPGWLADRLDEWMA from the coding sequence ATGGACGCCGCGAACGCATCACCGCCACTTCGCCCGCGGGCCGACGAAGGGTCCTCAACGACCGTCGACGTGGGCGTCGACCTGCACGTCGTCCGCCTCGGGCCGCAAGAGGGAACACCCGTCGTCTTGCTCCACGGATTTCCGGAGTGTTGGTACGGCTGGCTGCCCGTCGCCCGCCGTCTCGCCGACGACGGGTATCGCGTGCTCGTCCCCGACCAGCGAGGGTACAACGCCAGCGAGAAACCGAGCGCCGTGTCGGCGTATCGCCTCCCCACGCTGGCAGAAGATATCGCGACCCTCGTCGACCGCCTCGGACACGACGCGGCCCACGTCGTCGGCCACGACTGGGGCGCGGCGGTGGCGTGGTGGCTGGCGCTCGACCACCCCGAGCGCGTGGCGACGCTGACGGCGGTGAACGTCCCGCATCCGACGGTGATGCGGCGGACGCTCCGGCGGTCGTGGGACCAGCGCCGCCGGAGTTGGTACATGGCGCTGTTTCAGGTGCCCGTCCTCCCCGAACGCCTCGCCCGCGTGGGCGACTACCGACTGTTCGAGCGCACGATGCGGTCGTCGAGTCGGGCGGACGCCTTCGCGGACGCGGACTTCGACCGCTACCGTGCGGCGTGGGCGGCGCCCGGCGCGCTCACGGGCATGGTGAACTGGTATCGCGCCGCGGGGCGACACCCGCCGGCGGTTCGAACCGAGCCAGTCGAGCCACCGACCCTCGTCTGCTGGGGCGTCGACGACGCGTACCTCCGACCGTCGATGGCCCGCGAGAGCGTCGCGTACTGTCGGGACGGGCGGGCCGTCCTCGTCGACGACGCGACCCACTGGCTCCACCGGGAGCGCCCGGGGTGGCTGGCCGACCGACTGGACGAGTGGATGGCGTGA
- a CDS encoding 30S ribosomal protein S19e: MVTLYDVPADALIEALADRLEDRIDEPDWINYTKAGVSNELPPQQDDFWFVRAASLLRKVAVDGPVGVDRLSTAYGDRNEGSTRYRVAAPHAETGSKKIIRTILQQLEDEGLVSTAQGEGRVATPDGQSLLDEVAADVLDDLDRPELEKYA; the protein is encoded by the coding sequence ATGGTAACCCTCTACGACGTGCCGGCGGACGCGCTCATCGAGGCGCTCGCCGACCGACTCGAGGACCGTATCGACGAGCCCGACTGGATCAACTACACCAAGGCCGGCGTCAGCAACGAGCTCCCGCCCCAGCAGGACGACTTCTGGTTCGTTCGCGCGGCCAGCCTCCTGCGGAAAGTCGCTGTCGACGGCCCCGTCGGCGTCGACCGACTCTCGACGGCCTACGGCGACCGCAACGAGGGCTCGACGCGCTACCGCGTCGCCGCCCCGCACGCCGAAACCGGCAGCAAGAAGATCATCCGAACGATCCTCCAGCAGCTCGAAGACGAGGGTCTCGTCTCCACCGCACAGGGTGAGGGTCGCGTCGCCACGCCGGACGGGCAGAGCCTCCTTGACGAAGTCGCGGCCGACGTTCTCGACGACCTCGACCGCCCCGAACTCGAGAAGTACGCGTAA
- a CDS encoding desampylase has product MTDDALVLDATTRDALLDHAREGANRERPAEICGVLGGTRGPPDHVTDARRVPNVATHPRTEYELDPASTMETIDRIEDAGGEAVGFYHSHPESDPVPSATDRARATWTGYVYVIVSPVADAIRAYRFTGDGFTEIPVRVD; this is encoded by the coding sequence GTGACCGACGACGCTCTCGTCCTCGATGCGACCACGCGCGACGCCCTCCTCGACCACGCTCGCGAGGGTGCGAACCGCGAGCGCCCCGCCGAAATCTGTGGCGTCCTCGGCGGGACGCGCGGCCCCCCGGACCACGTGACCGACGCACGACGGGTCCCGAACGTCGCCACCCACCCCCGGACGGAGTACGAACTCGACCCCGCCTCGACGATGGAGACAATCGACCGCATCGAAGACGCGGGCGGGGAGGCGGTCGGCTTCTATCACTCTCACCCCGAGTCCGACCCCGTACCGAGTGCCACCGACCGCGCCCGGGCGACGTGGACTGGTTACGTCTACGTCATCGTCTCGCCCGTCGCCGACGCCATCCGCGCCTATCGCTTCACCGGCGACGGCTTCACCGAGATTCCGGTCCGCGTCGATTAG
- a CDS encoding DUF7411 family protein — MGVALLYSGGKDSTLAALLLDRFYDVTLVTGTFGVTDDWRHAREAADRLGYPFRRLDLDPAVADDAVDQLQADGYPRNAIQTVHDHALERAAALDARAVADGTRRDDRVPTVDRPAAQSLEDRHGVSYLAPLAGFGRQAVDAMADAALDVVSGPSEAVSRADYEAELRDLLVDRAGPDAVDPVFPPHDQTHVRGIDPEWSGRPDTPK, encoded by the coding sequence ATGGGCGTCGCCCTGCTTTACAGCGGCGGCAAGGACTCCACGCTCGCAGCCCTCCTCCTCGACCGGTTCTACGACGTGACCCTCGTCACCGGCACGTTCGGCGTCACGGACGACTGGCGCCACGCCCGCGAGGCCGCGGACCGCCTCGGCTACCCCTTCCGACGACTCGACCTTGACCCCGCCGTCGCCGACGACGCCGTCGACCAGCTGCAGGCCGACGGCTACCCCCGCAACGCGATTCAGACCGTCCACGACCACGCCCTCGAACGCGCGGCCGCCCTCGACGCCCGCGCCGTCGCCGACGGCACGCGCCGCGACGACCGAGTGCCCACCGTCGACCGCCCGGCCGCCCAGAGCCTCGAAGACCGCCACGGCGTGTCGTATCTCGCCCCACTCGCCGGCTTCGGCCGGCAGGCCGTCGACGCGATGGCCGACGCCGCCCTCGACGTGGTTTCCGGGCCGAGCGAGGCCGTATCCCGCGCCGACTACGAGGCCGAACTCCGCGACCTCTTGGTCGACCGCGCCGGTCCCGACGCCGTCGACCCGGTGTTCCCACCGCACGACCAGACCCACGTCCGCGGCATCGACCCCGAGTGGTCGGGCCGCCCCGATACGCCGAAGTGA
- the yqeC gene encoding selenium cofactor biosynthesis protein YqeC produces MNLVEALAADAPLVCVVGAGGKKTTLYTLANRLDRAVVTATVRIPIFDDQVAAVEVTPDPVGALREATDWPLGLVLEQERDDRYLGYGRETVTAIRATDGHGPVLTKADGARTRLLKAPDEREPQIPATADTVVPVASAQAVGKPLAEEHVHRPERVAALTDLELGDTITPEAVGTVLASREGGRKRVPPSATVVPLINMVDDDELAETGRAIADAIHARADVSRVVLARMLDAELVDVIE; encoded by the coding sequence ATGAACCTCGTCGAGGCGCTGGCCGCCGACGCGCCACTCGTCTGTGTCGTCGGCGCCGGCGGCAAGAAGACGACGCTGTACACACTCGCGAACCGCCTGGACCGCGCCGTCGTGACCGCGACGGTCCGCATCCCCATCTTCGACGACCAAGTCGCGGCCGTCGAGGTCACGCCCGACCCCGTGGGTGCGCTCCGCGAGGCGACGGACTGGCCGCTCGGACTCGTCCTCGAACAGGAGCGCGACGACCGCTATCTCGGCTACGGCCGCGAGACGGTCACCGCCATCCGCGCCACGGACGGCCACGGCCCGGTGTTGACGAAGGCCGACGGCGCCCGGACGCGCCTGCTGAAAGCGCCCGACGAGCGCGAGCCACAGATTCCGGCGACGGCCGATACCGTCGTCCCCGTCGCCAGCGCGCAGGCCGTCGGGAAACCCCTCGCCGAGGAGCACGTCCACCGCCCCGAGCGCGTGGCCGCCCTCACAGACCTCGAACTCGGCGACACCATCACGCCCGAGGCGGTGGGCACCGTCCTCGCGAGCCGCGAGGGTGGGCGCAAGCGCGTCCCGCCGAGCGCGACGGTCGTGCCACTAATCAACATGGTCGACGACGACGAGTTGGCCGAGACGGGGCGGGCCATCGCCGACGCGATTCACGCCCGCGCCGACGTGTCTCGGGTCGTCCTCGCGCGGATGCTTGACGCCGAACTCGTCGACGTCATCGAGTAG